A stretch of the Streptococcus oralis genome encodes the following:
- a CDS encoding HsdM family class I SAM-dependent methyltransferase — translation MAKGKEKIQSVEPMVADLVNGWLKSYGLKYKLEQETLNSEIDKALMEYASKSGGDGGNRPDAKLLLQDKHMDYWPILIEYKGYKDKLEKLDGNGQVYNINAKNEPYYSHINSFAVNGAVHYANALLHYTSYTDIISIGVTGYKDEQGELQTQIGVYYVSKDNFGIGQKVDDYTDLSFLKSEHFDTFIEKVKTLELTIEEAEKLKEQREREIDVRLTKLNNDIYQSEKGLGENDRVYLVAASIIATLGVPGKVKPLDKEDLKSSIEEDYRDGDIIIRKVNNFLNEKNIPQGKKNIIIRTLKNTLTTDNINKPVNGESQLKRVFSKIVDDLGIYYKIGLNTDFTGKLFNEMYSWLGFTQDKLNDVVLTPSYVANLLVKLARVDKDSYVWDFATGSAGLLVAAMNEMLNDAKNKIASPDELYKKEAEIKANQLLGLEILSSVYMLAVLNMIMMGDGSSNIINEDSLTQFNGKYGYGKKDEKFPATAFILNPPYSAEGNGMIFVKRALSMMDKGYASVIIQGSAGSGKATDINKEILESNRLLASIKMPIDLFVGKSSVQTYIYVFRVGEAHENDYIVKFIDFTNDGYTRTNRKKASNNLRDTDHAKEKYQEVVDLVKYGKSKLQYLSEEEYYEGNIDVTNGNDWNQSAPVDLKPTLNDFKKTIGDYLAWEVSNLLRNQTVEDETLGK, via the coding sequence ATGGCAAAAGGGAAAGAAAAAATTCAATCAGTTGAGCCTATGGTGGCTGATTTAGTCAATGGTTGGTTGAAATCATATGGTTTAAAATACAAATTGGAACAAGAAACATTAAATTCAGAAATAGATAAAGCTTTAATGGAGTATGCGTCTAAAAGTGGGGGTGATGGTGGAAATCGTCCTGATGCAAAATTATTACTGCAAGATAAACATATGGATTATTGGCCAATTTTGATTGAGTATAAAGGTTATAAGGATAAGTTGGAGAAACTTGATGGCAATGGACAAGTTTATAATATAAATGCTAAGAATGAGCCTTATTATTCACATATCAATTCTTTTGCCGTTAATGGAGCAGTACATTATGCTAATGCATTATTACACTATACGAGTTATACAGACATTATTTCGATAGGGGTTACAGGATACAAAGATGAACAAGGGGAACTTCAGACACAAATTGGGGTCTACTATGTTTCAAAAGATAACTTTGGTATTGGCCAAAAGGTAGATGACTATACTGATCTATCTTTTTTGAAGTCTGAGCATTTCGATACCTTTATCGAAAAAGTCAAAACTTTAGAACTGACGATTGAGGAAGCTGAAAAATTAAAAGAACAGCGAGAAAGAGAAATCGATGTCAGATTAACGAAACTTAATAATGATATCTATCAAAGCGAAAAAGGTTTAGGTGAAAATGACCGTGTATATTTAGTGGCAGCTTCTATCATTGCCACTCTCGGAGTTCCAGGTAAGGTTAAGCCACTCGATAAAGAAGATTTAAAGTCATCCATTGAAGAAGATTATCGAGATGGAGATATAATTATCAGAAAAGTTAATAATTTTTTGAATGAGAAGAATATTCCGCAAGGTAAAAAAAATATAATTATTCGTACATTGAAAAATACATTAACTACGGACAATATTAATAAACCAGTAAATGGCGAAAGCCAACTCAAACGAGTTTTCAGTAAAATTGTTGATGATTTAGGTATTTACTACAAAATTGGTCTGAATACTGATTTTACTGGAAAACTCTTTAATGAGATGTATTCATGGTTAGGTTTTACACAAGATAAGTTAAATGATGTTGTTCTAACTCCATCATACGTAGCTAATTTATTAGTGAAATTGGCTCGTGTTGACAAAGACTCCTATGTTTGGGACTTTGCGACTGGTTCTGCGGGTTTGTTGGTTGCGGCAATGAATGAAATGCTGAATGACGCTAAAAATAAAATTGCTTCACCAGATGAATTATACAAAAAAGAAGCGGAAATTAAAGCAAATCAACTTTTAGGTTTAGAAATACTATCATCTGTCTATATGTTAGCTGTTCTCAATATGATTATGATGGGAGATGGCTCATCAAATATTATCAACGAAGACTCTCTAACACAATTTAATGGTAAATATGGTTATGGTAAGAAAGATGAGAAATTTCCAGCAACTGCGTTTATCCTTAATCCTCCATATTCAGCAGAGGGTAACGGAATGATTTTTGTCAAACGTGCCCTTTCTATGATGGATAAAGGATATGCTTCTGTCATTATTCAAGGTTCGGCTGGAAGTGGTAAGGCAACGGATATTAACAAGGAAATTTTAGAGTCGAATAGATTACTTGCAAGTATTAAGATGCCTATTGATTTATTTGTAGGTAAATCTAGTGTTCAAACCTATATTTATGTTTTTCGAGTTGGAGAAGCGCATGAAAATGATTATATTGTAAAATTTATTGATTTCACAAATGATGGTTATACCAGAACTAATCGTAAGAAAGCAAGCAACAATCTTAGGGATACAGACCATGCTAAAGAAAAATATCAAGAAGTTGTAGATTTGGTGAAATACGGTAAAAGTAAACTACAGTATTTATCTGAAGAGGAATATTATGAAGGTAACATTGATGTTACTAACGGAAATGACTGGAATCAATCAGCACCTGTTGACCTGAAGCCTACTTTGAATGACTTTAAGAAAACAATTGGAGATTATTTAGCTTGGGAAGTTTCTAACTTGTTAAGAAATCAAACAGTAGAGGATGAAACGCTGGGAAAATAG
- a CDS encoding acetylxylan esterase, translating to MKHPALLEEIKTYKGRDEIPEDFDAFWDEEVKKVSSLPAYQLEERDFHIPQVKCYELTFEGTNEGKVYARIVLPKTEEKVPLIFHFHGYMGRGWDWVDMLAYTVAGYGVVSMDVRGQSGYSQDGMRSPLGNTVKGHIIRGAVEGREHLFYKDVYLDIYQLIEIVASLPQVDEERLSSYGASQGGALALVAAALNPRIQKTVAIYPFLSDFRRVLEIGNTSEAYDELFRYFKFHDPFHETEEEIMATLAYIDVKNLAHRIQGEVKMITGLDDDVCYPITQFAIYNRLTCDKAYRIMPEYAHEAMNVFVNDQVYNWLCGSEIPFSYVKK from the coding sequence ATGAAACATCCAGCTTTGTTAGAAGAAATCAAGACTTATAAAGGAAGGGATGAGATTCCAGAAGACTTTGATGCTTTCTGGGATGAAGAGGTCAAAAAAGTTTCATCTCTTCCAGCCTACCAGTTGGAGGAAAGAGATTTTCATATTCCTCAAGTCAAGTGTTATGAGCTGACCTTTGAAGGAACTAATGAAGGAAAGGTCTATGCACGAATCGTCCTTCCAAAGACTGAGGAGAAGGTTCCGCTAATCTTCCACTTTCATGGTTATATGGGACGTGGCTGGGACTGGGTCGACATGCTGGCCTATACTGTAGCTGGTTACGGTGTTGTCTCCATGGATGTACGGGGCCAGTCTGGCTATTCTCAAGACGGCATGCGTTCTCCTCTTGGAAATACGGTGAAAGGGCATATCATCCGTGGTGCTGTTGAAGGTAGGGAGCATCTCTTTTATAAGGATGTCTATCTGGATATTTACCAGTTGATTGAAATTGTTGCCAGTCTCCCTCAGGTAGATGAGGAAAGACTTTCTAGCTATGGTGCCTCACAAGGGGGTGCTTTAGCCCTGGTTGCAGCAGCGCTCAATCCTCGGATTCAGAAAACAGTTGCCATCTATCCTTTCTTGTCAGACTTTAGACGAGTGCTTGAGATTGGCAATACCAGTGAAGCCTATGATGAACTTTTCCGATATTTCAAGTTCCACGATCCTTTCCATGAAACAGAGGAGGAAATCATGGCGACCCTTGCCTATATCGATGTGAAAAATCTTGCCCATCGCATTCAAGGTGAGGTCAAGATGATTACGGGCTTGGATGACGATGTCTGCTATCCTATTACCCAGTTTGCGATTTACAACCGTCTAACTTGCGACAAGGCCTATCGTATCATGCCCGAGTATGCTCACGAAGCCATGAATGTTTTTGTCAATGACCAAGTCTACAACTGGCTCTGTGGCAGTGAGATTCCTTTTTCTTATGTAAAAAAATGA
- a CDS encoding restriction endonuclease subunit S, protein MVKTSKGYDAGKLNFISKSKETFEFIGRTQSDYGVQGYVLKLDSEPNDSGCISVSQIGAVHAQLRNKKWYSSQNIFILKPKTDKLINQWLIVAINKALSSFGGYSSYPTLSTLKKLTILLPINNEQIDFKFMDTFIAELEAERIAELSAYLKVSGLDNYELSAEELKALQDYDSMVWREYKLGDLFDVQTYKKRFDANKVDLLSEGGHPYVVRKSSDNGIKGYIRECTDYLNDGNTISFGQDTATSFYQEKPYFTGDKIKILKPKFQDFRKENALLFVAAITRSFSKFSWGNSSYSVQIIQNQKLCLPIKNDKIDINYIEIFLKAISKLIIQDVVKYADERIDATKRVVGEHNINQN, encoded by the coding sequence ATTGTTAAAACGTCGAAAGGATATGATGCCGGGAAATTAAATTTTATTTCTAAAAGTAAGGAAACTTTTGAATTTATTGGACGTACACAGTCTGATTATGGGGTTCAAGGTTATGTTTTAAAGTTAGACTCAGAACCAAATGATAGTGGATGTATCTCAGTCAGTCAGATTGGTGCTGTACATGCGCAACTACGGAATAAAAAATGGTATTCTAGTCAAAACATATTTATATTGAAGCCAAAAACTGATAAATTAATCAACCAATGGTTAATTGTTGCAATTAATAAAGCTTTATCTAGTTTTGGAGGGTATTCAAGCTATCCTACTTTATCAACCTTAAAGAAACTAACAATTTTGCTTCCGATAAATAATGAACAAATAGATTTTAAATTTATGGATACTTTTATAGCGGAGCTAGAGGCAGAGCGTATAGCGGAGCTATCCGCTTACTTAAAAGTAAGCGGATTGGACAATTATGAATTGTCCGCTGAAGAGCTAAAAGCTCTTCAAGATTATGATTCTATGGTGTGGAGAGAGTATAAATTAGGTGACCTATTTGACGTACAAACATACAAAAAACGATTTGATGCTAATAAAGTTGATTTATTAAGCGAGGGTGGACATCCATATGTAGTAAGAAAAAGCTCTGATAATGGAATTAAAGGCTATATTCGGGAGTGTACGGATTATTTGAATGATGGGAATACAATTTCGTTTGGACAAGATACTGCAACTTCATTTTATCAGGAGAAACCATATTTCACTGGCGATAAAATAAAAATTTTGAAACCGAAGTTTCAGGATTTCAGAAAAGAAAATGCTTTATTATTTGTGGCTGCAATAACTAGATCTTTTTCAAAATTCTCATGGGGGAATTCTAGTTATAGTGTTCAAATAATTCAAAATCAAAAGCTTTGTTTACCAATAAAAAATGATAAAATAGACATCAATTATATTGAAATATTTTTAAAAGCTATTTCTAAACTAATCATTCAAGATGTAGTTAAGTATGCAGATGAAAGAATTGATGCGACTAAAAGAGTTGTAGGAGAACACAATATAAACCAAAATTAA